The following coding sequences are from one Fimbriimonadaceae bacterium window:
- the murB gene encoding UDP-N-acetylmuramate dehydrogenase, with amino-acid sequence MAFDPGQIVRNKPLAPYTTLQAGGPAESFAVARCADDLAEAALYTQREGVAATYLGGGSNVLPSDAGVPGLTVLNLTRQIEVGADGTVTADCGAPLQDLFLKTAQAGLAGLSFAVGIPGSVGGALVSNAGAYRANISDHLVAVEVVHEGRRRWEDPAFMAFSYRDSRLRQPGAEPVCLVRARFVLPRGDAHEVYALARDYQRQRIGKQPPPASAGSFFKNVVDAAFARSLPDLPDPLKAAGVVPAGHLVERCGLKGRRLGGAAVGRRHANFILNVAGATAADIRRLAEDVAACVAQKFGVRLEEEVLYLGDWSGWRRA; translated from the coding sequence TTGGCGTTTGACCCCGGCCAGATCGTCCGGAACAAGCCCCTCGCCCCCTACACCACCCTGCAGGCGGGCGGGCCCGCCGAGTCGTTCGCCGTGGCGCGGTGCGCCGACGACCTCGCCGAAGCCGCCCTCTACACCCAGCGGGAGGGCGTCGCCGCCACCTACCTCGGCGGGGGCAGCAACGTCCTGCCCAGCGACGCCGGGGTCCCCGGCCTCACCGTCCTCAACCTCACCCGCCAGATCGAGGTCGGTGCCGACGGCACCGTCACCGCCGACTGCGGCGCACCGCTGCAAGACCTCTTCCTCAAAACCGCCCAAGCCGGCCTCGCCGGGCTCAGCTTCGCCGTCGGCATCCCCGGCAGCGTCGGCGGCGCCCTGGTCAGCAACGCCGGGGCCTACCGCGCCAACATCAGCGACCACCTCGTCGCCGTCGAAGTCGTCCACGAGGGCCGCCGCCGGTGGGAAGACCCCGCCTTCATGGCGTTCTCCTACCGCGACTCCCGCCTCCGCCAGCCCGGCGCCGAGCCCGTCTGCTTGGTCCGCGCCAGGTTCGTGCTCCCCCGCGGCGACGCCCATGAGGTCTACGCCCTGGCCCGCGACTACCAGCGCCAGCGCATCGGCAAGCAACCCCCCCCGGCCAGCGCCGGCAGCTTCTTCAAGAACGTCGTCGACGCCGCCTTCGCCCGGTCGCTCCCCGACCTCCCCGACCCCCTCAAGGCCGCCGGGGTCGTCCCCGCCGGTCACCTGGTCGAACGGTGCGGGTTGAAGGGAAGGCGGCTCGGTGGGGCCGCCGTGGGCCGCCGACACGCCAATTTCATCCTCAACGTCGCCGGGGCCACCGCCGCCGACATCCGCCGCCTCGCCGAAGACGTCGCCGCCTGTGTCGCCCAGAAATTCGGGGTCCGTCTGGAGGAAGAAGTCCTCTATCTCGGCGACTGGTCGGGCTGGCGCCGGGCCTAG
- the tsaB gene encoding tRNA (adenosine(37)-N6)-threonylcarbamoyltransferase complex dimerization subunit type 1 TsaB: MTLALSTSSPLVSVAVFDEDGRLSGAAEATAPRAASGTVIQLALTLLGDRGLASVSRIVVDAGPGSFTGVKVGLAVAKTWAYALAVPVAATTSFDLTGAPAAVALPSRKGEYFYRSADGVASVVSGLPADAASGEDVVPRAQNAGPLLAGLQFGDAFALAAHYVAGPSISQAKRAHIMGETFGV; this comes from the coding sequence ATGACGCTGGCCCTCAGCACGTCGTCGCCCTTGGTGAGCGTCGCCGTGTTCGACGAGGACGGGCGCCTCTCCGGCGCCGCCGAGGCGACTGCCCCACGGGCGGCGAGCGGCACCGTCATCCAACTGGCCCTGACCCTGCTCGGTGACCGCGGGCTCGCCTCCGTCAGCCGGATCGTCGTCGACGCGGGGCCCGGCAGCTTCACCGGGGTCAAGGTGGGCCTGGCCGTCGCCAAGACTTGGGCCTACGCGCTGGCGGTGCCTGTCGCCGCCACCACCTCCTTCGACCTGACCGGCGCGCCCGCCGCCGTGGCCCTGCCGTCCCGCAAGGGCGAATACTTCTACCGCTCCGCCGACGGGGTGGCTTCGGTCGTCTCCGGGCTCCCCGCCGACGCCGCCAGCGGGGAAGACGTCGTCCCGCGGGCGCAGAACGCCGGCCCGCTCCTCGCCGGGCTCCAGTTCGGCGACGCCTTCGCCCTCGCCGCCCACTACGTCGCCGGACCCAGCATCAGCCAGGCCAAGCGCGCCCACATCATGGGAGAGACCTTTGGCGTTTGA
- a CDS encoding SIS domain-containing protein produces MALGVQMEREIREQPTVLAANRDRYLAELSAALRGRSFDLVLLAARGSSDNAALYARYLIEIHLGVPVTLAAPSVITRHQSELRFPGRTLAIGISQSGAAPDVSEVLAYMRRQGHTTLAVTNTAGSRLAGEAEFALELGVGVEGSIAATKTYSSSLLAMAQVVRALGADLPAPTVPDEAWVDACEAAAEQVSGLFVRSSLVFCLARGYDFATAQETALKMMECAIVPAKSFSTADFAHGPQALAEHGTVALVYGEVPDGLSGTGTAVVPAPQAGQGVYDPLWHVVFGQWVALKVARARGFDPDRAQNLSKVTKTL; encoded by the coding sequence GTGGCCTTGGGCGTGCAGATGGAGCGGGAGATCCGCGAGCAACCGACAGTCTTGGCGGCGAACCGCGACCGGTACTTGGCCGAGTTGTCCGCGGCCCTCCGCGGGCGGTCGTTCGACCTTGTCCTCCTCGCCGCCCGCGGCAGCAGCGACAACGCCGCCCTTTACGCCCGGTACCTGATCGAGATCCACCTGGGCGTCCCGGTCACCTTGGCGGCGCCATCCGTCATCACGCGCCACCAGTCGGAACTTCGGTTCCCGGGCCGGACGCTGGCGATCGGCATCAGCCAAAGCGGCGCCGCCCCCGACGTCAGCGAGGTCCTCGCCTACATGCGCCGCCAGGGCCACACGACCCTGGCCGTGACCAACACTGCCGGTTCCAGGCTCGCCGGGGAAGCCGAGTTCGCCCTCGAACTGGGGGTCGGGGTCGAGGGAAGCATCGCGGCGACCAAGACGTACAGTTCGTCGCTTCTCGCCATGGCCCAGGTCGTGAGGGCCTTGGGCGCGGACCTGCCCGCACCGACGGTCCCCGACGAAGCCTGGGTCGACGCCTGCGAGGCGGCGGCGGAGCAAGTGTCGGGACTCTTCGTCCGGTCGTCCTTGGTCTTTTGCCTTGCCCGGGGGTACGACTTTGCCACCGCCCAGGAGACGGCCCTGAAGATGATGGAGTGCGCCATCGTCCCTGCGAAGAGCTTTTCGACCGCCGACTTCGCCCACGGGCCCCAAGCCCTCGCCGAGCATGGGACCGTGGCCCTCGTCTATGGTGAGGTGCCCGACGGACTTTCCGGAACGGGCACGGCCGTCGTGCCCGCCCCGCAAGCGGGACAAGGCGTCTACGACCCGCTCTGGCATGTCGTCTTCGGCCAATGGGTCGCCCTGAAGGTGGCCCGGGCCAGGGGCTTCGACCCCGACCGGGCGCAAAACCTCTCGAAGGTGACCAAGACGCTCTAG
- a CDS encoding penicillin acylase family protein: MTTLILASLLLPNQPNIERDPFGVPKVHAENVVEAYRLDGLACSQDRLWQMEMSRRQCRGKLAEVLGPAAERSDRQVLARAYTDTELQAQFDALPADVRAAFAAYSDGVNQDIADRTKAGNLPAGYKEYGFTPEPWTVLDSCAIVVRLARLFGTGGAGELRNLALLSYLTTQKVKGHELDVLDDLAWPNDRRSPTTVAGDGGPAQTIFGTPTRAATAAQFAAIPRPNLLELAGAIAMADQTDSKLLASHVGAPYKTGSYAVLVPRSKSATGNPLLLTAPQMGHATPSIIHEVAIDAPGLQVAGMEVPGIPGVAIGTSPQMAWGLTSGVADIEDVFWAPMVGRDGYTYDGKTLPIEKVVFNVKVKGRPDSTFTQLRTHHGPVLLLSSGAKVVFSLKSGLWKKELAMTHALSGLATAKTAADVDKAVDSVPTTFNLFYVTRDGHSGYRYVGHVPTRNPALDPRLPSEDTPANQWRPAVPRPAMPRLDDSPQGLISNWNNKSVAWWPNGDTPVWGRIFRVDTLRASLGKAKLTAFDLEKAAWDIARRDDTNGFFRAEIVRAVAKDRGRSPATEAEKQLAGWDGWSVQGSVGAEVYRECVRQLRMALFLKSIGNLTGEGLFVQAVQPSVIAEALDGKTKYDYLAGTTRDAVLVASFKAALAELAMKHGSDIRNWQYGAGSITVPGETPVPYINRGTYIQVTEFFPDGPMARSVASPGVSESGPHAFDQVPLARAWTFKPMWRW; this comes from the coding sequence GTGACGACGCTGATCCTGGCCTCCCTTCTCCTTCCCAACCAGCCGAACATCGAACGTGACCCCTTTGGCGTGCCGAAGGTCCACGCTGAAAACGTCGTCGAGGCGTACAGGCTTGACGGCTTGGCCTGCAGCCAGGACCGCCTGTGGCAGATGGAAATGAGCCGGCGGCAGTGCCGGGGCAAACTGGCCGAGGTGCTCGGCCCGGCCGCCGAAAGGAGCGACCGCCAGGTTCTCGCCCGAGCCTACACCGACACCGAGCTCCAGGCCCAGTTCGATGCCCTGCCCGCCGACGTCCGGGCGGCGTTCGCCGCCTATTCCGACGGCGTGAACCAGGACATTGCGGACCGGACGAAGGCGGGCAACCTCCCCGCCGGCTACAAGGAATACGGCTTCACTCCGGAGCCATGGACCGTTCTGGACTCTTGCGCCATCGTCGTCCGTTTGGCGCGGCTCTTTGGCACCGGCGGCGCGGGTGAGCTCCGGAACTTGGCCCTCCTCTCCTACCTCACGACCCAGAAGGTGAAGGGGCACGAACTCGACGTGCTCGACGACCTGGCGTGGCCCAACGACCGTCGGAGCCCGACGACGGTGGCCGGCGACGGCGGCCCTGCCCAAACCATCTTTGGCACCCCCACCAGAGCCGCGACGGCCGCCCAGTTCGCCGCCATACCTCGGCCAAACCTCCTGGAACTTGCCGGGGCCATCGCTATGGCCGACCAGACCGACAGCAAGTTGCTGGCCAGCCATGTCGGTGCGCCGTACAAGACCGGCAGCTACGCCGTCTTGGTGCCCCGCTCGAAGAGCGCCACCGGCAACCCGCTCCTGCTTACCGCGCCGCAAATGGGTCACGCGACTCCGAGCATCATCCACGAGGTCGCCATCGACGCCCCTGGGCTCCAGGTCGCCGGCATGGAAGTGCCCGGTATCCCCGGGGTCGCCATCGGCACAAGCCCGCAGATGGCCTGGGGCCTGACCAGTGGCGTGGCCGACATCGAAGACGTGTTTTGGGCCCCCATGGTCGGCAGGGACGGCTACACCTACGACGGCAAGACGCTGCCGATTGAAAAGGTCGTCTTCAACGTCAAGGTCAAGGGCCGGCCCGACTCGACCTTCACCCAACTCCGCACCCATCACGGGCCGGTGTTGCTCCTGAGTAGCGGCGCCAAGGTGGTCTTCAGTCTGAAGTCGGGGCTCTGGAAGAAGGAGCTGGCGATGACCCACGCCTTGTCGGGCCTTGCCACCGCCAAGACCGCCGCCGACGTGGACAAAGCGGTCGACTCCGTGCCCACCACCTTCAACCTGTTCTATGTCACCCGTGACGGCCACTCGGGATACCGCTATGTCGGCCATGTGCCGACCCGTAACCCGGCCCTGGACCCGCGCCTCCCGAGCGAAGACACCCCGGCCAACCAGTGGCGTCCCGCGGTGCCCCGCCCGGCGATGCCCCGCCTCGACGACAGCCCCCAGGGCCTCATCTCGAACTGGAACAACAAGTCGGTCGCGTGGTGGCCCAACGGCGACACCCCGGTCTGGGGGCGGATCTTTCGGGTCGACACCCTGCGCGCAAGCCTCGGCAAGGCCAAGCTGACGGCCTTCGACTTGGAGAAGGCGGCCTGGGACATCGCCCGCCGGGACGACACGAACGGCTTCTTCCGCGCCGAGATCGTCCGCGCCGTCGCCAAAGACCGGGGACGTTCGCCAGCCACCGAGGCCGAGAAGCAACTGGCGGGGTGGGACGGTTGGTCAGTCCAGGGGTCGGTGGGGGCCGAGGTCTACCGCGAGTGCGTCCGGCAGCTCCGCATGGCTCTCTTCCTGAAATCGATCGGCAACCTGACCGGCGAGGGGCTCTTCGTCCAAGCCGTCCAGCCCTCCGTGATCGCGGAAGCCCTGGACGGCAAGACGAAGTACGACTACTTGGCAGGGACGACCAGGGACGCCGTGCTCGTCGCGTCGTTCAAGGCGGCCCTGGCCGAGCTGGCCATGAAGCATGGCTCCGACATCCGGAACTGGCAGTACGGTGCCGGGTCCATCACCGTCCCCGGCGAAACACCTGTCCCTTACATCAACCGAGGGACTTACATCCAGGTGACCGAGTTCTTCCCCGACGGCCCCATGGCGCGGAGCGTCGCCTCGCCGGGGGTCAGTGAGTCCGGCCCCCACGCCTTCGACCAAGTTCCGCTCGCGCGGGCGTGGACTTTCAAGCCGATGTGGCGATGGTGA
- a CDS encoding Fic family protein — protein MSLPLEGTPYLATREVEHAIESRLSELQKRVDRLRGDGVLSSSALQRYYGQKRFEQVAESNAIEGSTLTVRETELAITKGITIDEHSPKYIADARALDKAHERLVELASADRIIDNSVVNELHSLLLAGHGGSGMFRSSSVRITGAKHTPPKTREQVTSQMASWQEWSRQHQDTSAPIRSAILHAWLTHIHPYTDGNGRTARAVGNLQLIQAGYPPIIIKKVERERYYDCLSESDEGNLGPFLELIFDRCESSLIGIEQATKAVATGPVLTIRERQFKQLEIWNTAVHLLGQMVDLEVSRAMEQVGGSSSVRLFESNFSLEDYLELCQKRPVPRSWAFQVRLTIPGLRPFEALAWVGPRTPPMFHKMGHQGGPSVFWSVLNPDGFPRWVQDYEHSLFGHEITSRSGNGDAWTVYVGSSTYVECTTGDLAAKISDSLLNAVAVAD, from the coding sequence ATGTCTCTACCACTGGAAGGAACACCGTATTTAGCGACCCGGGAAGTCGAGCATGCGATCGAGTCAAGACTCTCTGAACTACAAAAGCGAGTCGATCGTTTGCGTGGAGATGGGGTTCTGAGCTCGAGCGCTTTACAGCGGTACTACGGTCAAAAGCGTTTTGAGCAGGTCGCCGAATCAAATGCTATTGAAGGCAGTACCCTTACAGTTCGTGAGACCGAACTCGCCATTACGAAAGGGATAACTATAGACGAGCACAGCCCTAAGTATATAGCAGATGCTCGAGCCCTGGATAAGGCGCACGAAAGACTAGTCGAGTTAGCCTCGGCGGACAGGATCATTGATAATTCGGTAGTTAACGAGTTACACAGCCTTCTTCTCGCAGGTCATGGAGGCTCCGGGATGTTCAGGTCATCGAGTGTTCGCATCACTGGAGCCAAACACACTCCACCAAAGACTCGGGAACAGGTCACGAGTCAGATGGCTTCATGGCAAGAATGGTCACGACAGCATCAGGATACTTCGGCTCCGATTCGCTCGGCAATCCTGCATGCTTGGCTCACACACATTCACCCGTATACGGACGGCAATGGCAGGACCGCGCGAGCCGTGGGCAACCTGCAGCTTATTCAAGCAGGATATCCCCCAATCATTATCAAGAAGGTCGAGAGGGAGCGCTATTACGATTGCCTGAGCGAATCAGATGAAGGCAATCTAGGTCCGTTCTTGGAGCTGATCTTTGATCGATGCGAATCTTCCTTGATCGGGATTGAGCAAGCGACGAAGGCCGTGGCCACAGGACCTGTGCTGACAATTCGCGAACGTCAATTCAAACAACTTGAGATTTGGAACACAGCGGTCCATCTTCTCGGCCAAATGGTCGACTTGGAGGTCTCTCGAGCGATGGAACAGGTCGGTGGTTCTTCTAGTGTCCGCCTATTTGAAAGCAACTTCTCCCTCGAGGACTACCTTGAACTGTGTCAAAAACGGCCAGTTCCAAGATCATGGGCATTTCAGGTTCGCCTGACGATTCCAGGTCTTAGGCCGTTTGAGGCCTTGGCCTGGGTTGGGCCGCGCACGCCACCTATGTTCCACAAAATGGGGCACCAGGGCGGACCATCTGTTTTCTGGTCCGTTTTGAACCCTGACGGCTTTCCTCGATGGGTTCAAGATTACGAACACTCCCTTTTTGGTCACGAGATTACGTCGAGAAGCGGAAACGGGGATGCCTGGACTGTCTACGTAGGCAGTTCGACCTACGTAGAGTGCACTACAGGTGACCTCGCGGCAAAGATTAGCGATTCTCTATTAAATGCTGTCGCGGTGGCGGACTGA
- a CDS encoding DUF1801 domain-containing protein: MDQGIRDYHDKQDDDVRAVCEKLYGEIVAALPEAESKVWHGSPVWFLDGNPVVGYHKLKAGVRLLFWSGRSFDEPGLKPEGSFKAAEAMYKSLDDIDTVVLRAWLAKARDIQWDYKNIIKRRGELILLKGPGV; encoded by the coding sequence ATGGACCAGGGCATCCGCGACTATCACGACAAGCAAGACGACGACGTCCGGGCGGTTTGCGAAAAGCTCTATGGCGAGATCGTCGCCGCCCTCCCCGAGGCCGAAAGCAAGGTCTGGCATGGCAGCCCCGTCTGGTTCCTCGACGGAAACCCCGTGGTCGGCTACCACAAGTTGAAGGCGGGGGTCCGTTTGCTCTTCTGGAGCGGGAGGTCGTTCGACGAGCCCGGACTCAAGCCCGAGGGCTCGTTCAAGGCTGCCGAAGCGATGTACAAGTCTTTGGACGACATCGACACCGTCGTCCTGCGCGCCTGGCTTGCCAAGGCGCGGGACATCCAGTGGGACTACAAAAACATCATCAAGCGACGGGGCGAACTCATCCTATTGAAGGGCCCCGGAGTCTAG
- a CDS encoding DUF2156 domain-containing protein: MAASERNRALVLRHGWNSTCYQLLNDGIEHWWSADGQSMVGFVRSGGMAIVAGAPVCAAYRLDATLEEWDGYLRGQGLQACYFGAESRLQDCLDTRTGYVNVVLGSQPEWDPAEFVALVEGDASLRAQLNRARNKHVQVSEWSRERAEHEPALKAVLQAWLATRGLPTLHFLVEPETLGDLRDRRIFVAERHGRPIGFVTLCPVPARRGWLTEQFVRGPEAPNGTVELLLYHSAKAVAEAGALYFTMGIVPLVANGAELDTDPTWLRLVRGWARAHYTRFYNFRGLAEFKGKFHPPHWQPVVVVIQGDRFRLKHLRAIGRAFTVGPPELAVAKGCAKALREELRRFAAWLSHR, translated from the coding sequence ATGGCCGCGTCGGAGCGGAACCGTGCCTTGGTCTTGAGGCACGGCTGGAACAGCACCTGCTACCAGCTACTCAATGACGGCATTGAGCACTGGTGGTCGGCCGACGGGCAGAGCATGGTCGGATTCGTCCGGTCGGGGGGCATGGCGATCGTCGCGGGCGCCCCCGTTTGCGCCGCCTATCGGCTGGACGCGACCCTGGAGGAGTGGGACGGGTACTTACGTGGCCAAGGGTTGCAGGCCTGTTACTTCGGGGCCGAGTCTCGCCTCCAGGATTGTTTGGACACCCGGACTGGCTACGTCAACGTCGTCCTGGGGTCTCAGCCCGAGTGGGACCCCGCCGAGTTTGTCGCATTGGTGGAGGGTGACGCCTCGCTCCGCGCCCAGTTGAACCGTGCCCGTAACAAGCATGTCCAGGTGTCGGAATGGTCTCGCGAGAGGGCTGAGCACGAGCCAGCCCTGAAGGCGGTGCTCCAAGCGTGGCTCGCCACCCGCGGCCTGCCGACGCTCCACTTCTTGGTCGAACCGGAGACTCTCGGCGACCTGCGCGACCGGCGCATCTTCGTCGCCGAACGGCATGGTCGGCCGATCGGTTTCGTGACCTTGTGCCCGGTGCCGGCGCGCCGGGGCTGGCTGACCGAGCAGTTTGTCCGCGGGCCCGAGGCGCCGAACGGCACGGTCGAGTTGTTGCTCTACCACTCGGCCAAGGCGGTTGCCGAAGCGGGGGCGCTGTACTTCACCATGGGGATCGTCCCCCTGGTCGCGAACGGGGCCGAACTGGACACCGACCCGACGTGGTTACGGCTTGTCCGGGGCTGGGCCAGGGCACACTACACGCGGTTCTACAACTTCCGGGGACTGGCCGAGTTCAAGGGAAAGTTCCACCCGCCCCACTGGCAACCGGTCGTGGTCGTCATCCAGGGCGACCGGTTCCGCCTGAAGCACCTTCGGGCGATCGGCCGGGCGTTCACGGTGGGGCCGCCGGAATTGGCGGTGGCCAAAGGTTGTGCCAAGGCCCTGCGGGAAGAACTCCGGCGCTTCGCCGCGTGGCTGTCCCACCGATGA
- a CDS encoding SRPBCC domain-containing protein produces the protein MDVTLQSDFPVTDAAAQAATGKTLTEWFATLDDRGTSDGRREVIQWLYDQTGRGKDVWWPTTVWVEYERAKGVVNKKDCLGEGYNICVTKTVVATPDAVYQAFTDAPLCGWLGCDGATEGGAYRDSGGNTGTWLRLRPGKDVRIAWRTKGVEHGTQVDAAFADKGGGKTGITLTHARIQSREEADGLRAAWGAAFDRLKAQLEAR, from the coding sequence ATGGATGTGACACTGCAAAGTGATTTTCCGGTTACCGACGCCGCCGCCCAGGCGGCTACCGGCAAGACGTTGACTGAATGGTTCGCGACGCTGGACGACCGGGGAACGTCCGACGGCAGGCGCGAGGTCATCCAGTGGCTCTATGACCAGACCGGGCGGGGCAAAGACGTGTGGTGGCCGACGACGGTCTGGGTCGAGTACGAGCGCGCCAAAGGCGTCGTCAACAAAAAGGACTGCTTGGGCGAGGGTTACAACATCTGCGTCACCAAGACGGTCGTCGCCACCCCCGACGCGGTCTACCAGGCCTTCACCGACGCCCCTCTCTGTGGCTGGCTGGGTTGCGACGGCGCGACAGAAGGCGGGGCGTACCGTGATTCAGGTGGGAACACCGGGACATGGCTCCGCCTGCGGCCCGGCAAGGACGTGAGGATCGCATGGCGCACCAAGGGCGTCGAACACGGCACCCAGGTCGACGCCGCCTTTGCCGACAAAGGCGGAGGCAAGACTGGGATCACCTTGACCCATGCGCGGATCCAGAGCAGGGAAGAGGCCGACGGCCTGCGGGCGGCATGGGGCGCGGCGTTCGACAGGCTGAAAGCGCAGCTCGAAGCCAGGTAA
- a CDS encoding ankyrin repeat domain-containing protein, with protein sequence MNVSRINSAALCLSVGAVVAAAVAPGLGPVQQGQQHRRSTDPPTMSRGNLGPELFMAVGRRDDKGVDDLIGRGADVNARNGLEFTPLYLASATFQMGVMGKLIKAGADVNADSPYGTALLFAGLSGNAPGAQILLANGADVNASRADGKTALMNGANAGSVPFVQEMIAHKAAVDTTDTSGATALTYAARGGHVQVGQILIEHGADVDHADEEGLTPLLMAAMNGHADFVKMLLNRGAKVDAKDKSGRDALVLAATYGDYPGVVENLRSRSGSVAAAGAVAARRGHTATAKLLGAKAPASAVPTARRAVAASVKAIEKSMKTFADNAACVSCHHEGLGRMATAVAKANGFATSAELDKVQAQRVGMTVTALKPLNEDGAADPRKLINIPLAEVNEVTPGYTWMLVGMVAKGEKADAGRVAMTKALGAFQAPDGSWSFGLPRAPMQSSLFTYTALSVRALTAYAPDKGKVALAAKWLAATPAKTLDDKAFKVLGLKWAGAPAKDVRAAAADLATDQHADGGWASASGVPSDAYGTSLALYALGKAGTPVTSPAYAKGAKFLLRNQDPDGTWYVVKRAIPANNYMEAGFPHGESQYSSFIATCYATMALAPMVKR encoded by the coding sequence ATGAACGTTTCGCGAATCAATAGCGCTGCCTTGTGCTTGTCGGTCGGTGCGGTCGTCGCTGCTGCTGTCGCCCCCGGGCTCGGCCCGGTGCAGCAGGGACAACAACACCGACGGAGCACAGACCCGCCGACGATGAGCCGTGGGAACCTCGGCCCCGAGCTCTTCATGGCGGTCGGTCGTCGCGACGACAAGGGCGTCGACGACTTGATCGGCCGGGGAGCCGACGTCAATGCCCGGAACGGACTAGAGTTCACGCCGCTCTACCTGGCCTCGGCCACGTTCCAGATGGGCGTGATGGGCAAACTGATCAAGGCCGGGGCCGACGTCAACGCGGACAGCCCGTATGGCACCGCGCTGCTCTTTGCGGGATTGAGCGGGAACGCCCCCGGGGCGCAGATACTGCTGGCCAACGGTGCCGACGTGAACGCCAGCCGCGCCGACGGCAAGACGGCCTTAATGAACGGGGCCAACGCCGGCTCGGTGCCGTTTGTCCAAGAAATGATCGCTCATAAGGCGGCGGTCGACACGACCGACACGAGCGGCGCGACGGCCTTGACCTACGCCGCCCGAGGCGGCCATGTGCAAGTCGGCCAGATTCTGATCGAACACGGTGCCGACGTGGACCACGCCGACGAGGAGGGCTTGACCCCCCTGCTTATGGCGGCCATGAACGGCCACGCCGACTTTGTCAAGATGCTCCTGAACCGAGGCGCAAAGGTGGACGCCAAGGACAAGAGCGGGCGCGACGCCTTGGTCCTGGCCGCGACGTACGGGGACTATCCCGGCGTCGTCGAAAACCTCCGGTCGAGGTCGGGTAGTGTGGCCGCCGCCGGTGCCGTCGCAGCGCGACGGGGCCACACGGCGACGGCCAAATTGCTCGGGGCCAAGGCCCCCGCGTCCGCGGTCCCGACCGCCCGACGGGCGGTGGCGGCCAGCGTCAAGGCCATCGAGAAGTCGATGAAGACCTTCGCTGACAACGCGGCCTGCGTGTCGTGCCATCACGAGGGGTTGGGGCGCATGGCGACGGCGGTGGCCAAGGCGAACGGATTTGCCACCAGCGCAGAATTGGACAAGGTCCAGGCCCAACGGGTCGGCATGACCGTCACCGCCCTGAAGCCCCTCAACGAAGACGGGGCCGCTGACCCACGGAAGCTGATCAACATCCCGCTGGCCGAGGTCAACGAAGTCACCCCCGGATACACCTGGATGCTCGTCGGCATGGTGGCCAAAGGCGAGAAGGCCGACGCCGGGCGCGTGGCGATGACCAAAGCGCTGGGCGCCTTCCAGGCCCCCGACGGAAGTTGGTCGTTCGGCCTGCCCCGGGCGCCGATGCAGTCCAGCCTGTTCACCTACACGGCGCTCTCCGTCCGCGCCTTGACCGCATACGCCCCCGACAAAGGGAAGGTCGCTTTGGCGGCCAAGTGGCTCGCCGCGACACCGGCAAAGACCCTTGACGACAAGGCGTTCAAGGTGCTCGGCCTGAAGTGGGCCGGTGCACCGGCCAAGGACGTGAGGGCCGCCGCCGCCGACCTGGCCACCGACCAGCACGCCGACGGAGGTTGGGCCTCCGCGTCTGGGGTCCCGAGCGACGCCTACGGCACCTCGTTGGCCCTTTACGCCTTGGGCAAGGCGGGGACTCCAGTGACTTCGCCGGCCTATGCGAAGGGCGCGAAGTTCTTGCTCCGGAACCAAGACCCCGACGGGACGTGGTACGTGGTGAAGAGGGCGATCCCGGCGAACAACTACATGGAAGCCGGTTTCCCCCACGGGGAATCGCAATACTCGTCGTTTATCGCGACCTGCTACGCCACAATGGCGCTGGCGCCGATGGTCAAGCGGTGA